The genomic window CGCCGTTCATGAAGGAGGCGATCTCGTCGTCGGTCGTCGTCGAGGCCGGCTTCCTGAGCGGCCCGAGCTCGCCGGCGATCTCCGGCGGCCACGCGATGTCGGGGACCGGGTCCCACCCGTCCTCGGGGGCCACGACCACGCCGTTCGTGATCATCCAGCCCTCGAGCTCGGACGCCGGCCAGGTGTACGGCCAGTTGAGAACGCCGGCGGTCCTGCCCTCGTCGCCGAGGACGTCCCAGAAGGGCCGCGCCCCCCACGTGCGGGTGCCCGGGTTGCGCGAGCCGTCGGGCGCCATCGGCGGCAGGGACTCGTGCGCCCGCACGACGCGGCCCGCCGCGATGCAGATCCACGAGGAGCGCACCTTGTCGTCGGGAGCGAGCGCGCGCAGATCGGCGCGGACCCCGCGCTTCACGATCCGCGCCAGGTTCGGCATCCTCCCCGCGTCCATGAGCGGGCCGGCGACCTTCCAGTCCATGCCGTCCACGCCGATCAGGACGACCTTCGACGGCGGCTCGCCGCCGCCGCACCCCGGGACGAGCGCGGCGGCGAGAAGCGCCGCGCCGATCATGCCGAGGCGCGCGACGCCGGCGACCGACCGACCGCGCGCCCGATGCGTCGTCCGTGCCATCACCGCGCCCCCTGCTTCCCCGTCTCCTCGCCCTCCAGCACGACCCTCGCGAAGTCGGCGATGTTCATGAAGAGCCCCCGCACGAAGGCGAGCAGACCGAGCCGCGCGTTCCTGATCTCCGCGTCCTCGACCATCACCATCACGCCGTCGAAGAAGCCGTCGATCGGACGCCGCAGCGCCAGGAGTTCCTTGACCGCCGCGTCGAGGTCGCCGCGCCCGATCGCCTCGGGCACGCGCGTCGCCGCGCGGCGGGCCGCCGCCTCGAGCTCCCTCTCGACAGGCTCGACGAGCCGCTCCGGCGCGAGCGGCGACGGCGATTGCCCCTTCAGAATGTTGTTCACGCGCCGCGCGCCGATGACGAGCCCCGCGAAGTCCTCGTTCGCGCGGAAGTGCGTGAGCGCCACGAGCCGGCTGCGCGCCCCGACGAGGTCGTCGAGCGACGCCTCGAGCACGGCGTCCACGAGGTCGTACGAGAAGGCGTCGTCCATGAAGTAGTTCCGCGCGCGCTGTCGCAGGAACTCGAGGACGCCGGCCTCCGTCTCCTCCGCCTTCGCGCCGTCGCCGGCGTACCCGCGCGCCGCGGCGCGCACGGCGTCGCCGAGCGACATCCGAAGGCCCTTCCCGTCGATCATCCGGAGCACGCCGATGGCCTGGCGCCGGAGGGCGTACGGATCCTGCGACCCCGACGGCACGAGGCCGGCCGAGAAGCAGCCGGCGATCGAATCGAGCTTGTCGGCCATGCTCAAGATGGTGCCCGCGTCGCTCGACGGCAAGTCGTCGCCCGCGAACCGCGGCAGGTAGTGCTCGTACACGGCCAGCGCGACGGCCGCGGGCTCGTTCGAGGCGAGCGCGTACTCGCGGCCCATCACGCCCTGGAGCGCGGTGAACTCCTTGCCGTCCTTCACCATCTCGGTCACGAGGTCGGCCTTCGCGAGCCGAGCCGCGCGGGCGACGGTCTCAACGTCGCCGACGCCGAGCGCCGCGGCCAGCGTCCGCGACAGCGCCTCGAGCCGCGCCGCCTTCTCGTAGAGCGACCCTAAGCCCTCGAGCCAGACGACGTTCCTGAGCGACTCAACCTTGTCCGCGAGCGGGGA from Candidatus Effluviviaceae Genus I sp. includes these protein-coding regions:
- a CDS encoding glycine--tRNA ligase subunit beta, whose amino-acid sequence is MTKALTPRDLLFEVGVEEIPASYIPPALSELERSLREGLGDARLAFDSLETCATPRRFAVIVRGLAARQDDLEREAAGPPAKVAFGPDGAPTKAALGFARTQGIDVSALEVRETDRGPYVFARVTDRGRAAAEVLPELLRGAVASLPFPKTMRWGPDERFARPIRWVVAMLGGDVLDVAIAGVRAGSETLGHRTWSPGPHRVGGAADYADVLRRHHVVADHRERRAAIERDAEARAVECGGRLVRDDALLDEVTFLVEEPTVFAGRFDERFLTLPRDVIIAAMRGHQRYFAVEAPSGALMPFFLCVMNGPPDFVDGIRRGNERVLVSRLDDAEFYWREDTKSPLADKVESLRNVVWLEGLGSLYEKAARLEALSRTLAAALGVGDVETVARAARLAKADLVTEMVKDGKEFTALQGVMGREYALASNEPAAVALAVYEHYLPRFAGDDLPSSDAGTILSMADKLDSIAGCFSAGLVPSGSQDPYALRRQAIGVLRMIDGKGLRMSLGDAVRAAARGYAGDGAKAEETEAGVLEFLRQRARNYFMDDAFSYDLVDAVLEASLDDLVGARSRLVALTHFRANEDFAGLVIGARRVNNILKGQSPSPLAPERLVEPVERELEAAARRAATRVPEAIGRGDLDAAVKELLALRRPIDGFFDGVMVMVEDAEIRNARLGLLAFVRGLFMNIADFARVVLEGEETGKQGAR